The genomic window CCACTCCACTTCAAGCGGCTGGCCGACATCGCCGACACCCATCATCCGATCGTCGCCGCCTTGCGCAAGCGCAAGCCGGCGGCCGCCGCACGTGCCGTGCGCGAGCACATCATGCTGATCTGGTCGCTGATGGAGCGTCGCAACATCCAAAAGAGGACTCCGCCGATGTGCCGGACGGAGAGCAGTATGCGCCTCAAGTCGTGAAAGGAGCGCGGCATGCGTGCAACAGGCCTCGACCACAGTGTCACTTTCACACCATCGCTTGACATCACCCCCCGGAACGCTATTATTGCCGGTAGCGCTACCGGTATCGGTTCCGGCCGCCAACCCATGGGCACCTCGACCAACGCCGTCACCATTGCCGACATCGCCCGCGCCGCCGGGGTGTCGGTCTCCACCGTCTCACGCATCCTCAACAACAAGCCGGATGTGGCCGAAGCGACGCGTCAGCGCGTGCAAACCATCATCGCCGAGCTGGGCTTCACGCCACACGCCCATGCGCAACGACTGGCTGCCGGCTGTAGCCGCGCCATCGCCCTGCTCTTCCCCGATGCGCAGCTCAGCCTGATGCGCGAAGAGTTCATCCTAGGCACAGCCAAAGCTGCCAGCGATGCCTCATACACGTTCTACCTGATGACGAACGCCCCCTCGCGTCATCAACTCGCGGCGCTCTGCCGCAGCGCACTGACCGATGGCATCATCCTGATGGAGATTCACCTGCGCGATTGGCGCGTGAGCTACTTGAAACGGGTCGGCTTCCCGTTCGTCATGATCGGCCGCTGCGCGAACAACAATGGGATCAGCTTCATTGATATGGACTTCGAGCGCGGCATCGCACACGCCGTGGAGCACCTTGTCAACCTGGGACACCGCAAGATTGCCCTACTCGCCTCCCCCGACGACGTATACGAGCGTGGCTATGGGCCGGCGGTGCGCAGCCGCGACGGCTATGTGCGAATTTGCGCGCAGCTTGGCCTGCCGGCGATCATCGCGCCCGCCAACGACACGCAAGCGGAGTTGGCCGAAGCGACGCATATGCTGCTCGATCGTCATCCC from Candidatus Roseilinea sp. includes these protein-coding regions:
- a CDS encoding LacI family transcriptional regulator, which produces MRATGLDHSVTFTPSLDITPRNAIIAGSATGIGSGRQPMGTSTNAVTIADIARAAGVSVSTVSRILNNKPDVAEATRQRVQTIIAELGFTPHAHAQRLAAGCSRAIALLFPDAQLSLMREEFILGTAKAASDASYTFYLMTNAPSRHQLAALCRSALTDGIILMEIHLRDWRVSYLKRVGFPFVMIGRCANNNGISFIDMDFERGIAHAVEHLVNLGHRKIALLASPDDVYERGYGPAVRSRDGYVRICAQLGLPAIIAPANDTQAELAEATHMLLDRHPDLTAIVSMHGDTTIAVYRALEARNLRIPEDVSVIAFITRRVAELFTPPLAAIDFPAYDFGYQAGRMLIAQLQGAGHVEHILPSPQLILRRSIAPPRTSRPNGSA